The Synchiropus splendidus isolate RoL2022-P1 chromosome 5, RoL_Sspl_1.0, whole genome shotgun sequence DNA window CCTCTGGTCGTTGAAGCGCAATGAACGGGGCTACAAAGTTCGAATTCTCCAGGATGGCACTGGACAGCGTGATGAGGTACAGCTGCACTGCTCGGGGTTGGAAAGGTGAAGACTGGGGGTGGGGGAGCCGCTGTCACATGAAGTCCTCATAGTCCTGGGCGTAGCCACCGTCGAACTCAGCATAGTCCAGCTCATCCCTCATCTGTGCTTTCAATCCGCCACCAGGTACGACacctttcttctttttctttcctttgttCTGctgttattaaaacaaaaaaaaaacgtgagcGGGAAAAGAATGCGTTAACATTATGGGCTCTTGGCAATAACTGGAAGACAACAGCGCCATCAGCTGGACACAACAAGAACATCAGTAGGACttactttttcttgtttttgtttttcactaagTAGCAAAGAGAGGGAGTTACTGACTTTTTTCAAATCATCTACttccactgcaaaaaaaaaaaggaaacatcaGTTTCAATCAATTTACCGTCAATCATAACAGTAGGGGATGTCTTACATGAAATACAGAGATCCCGAAACAAAGAATCCAAGAAACTGGAATAATGCACCGACTTTTCAAACCGGGATATCTTTTCCTTCAGCAGCTTTTCAAACTCTGTGAATTCTTCTTTGGAAGACGGAAACATGGCGTCAATCCCAGAGACACTGTTTGATGTGCTGCCAACACCTGGGACACAAGAAAACAAGTCATTCATTTAAAGTCCAAACTCTCTTGCATTCCCGTTCTATACgtctagatttaaaaaaaaaaaaaaccaatatagCTAGATGCAGCTTGATCATGTTCTCTTCATGTTGAAGTGAAAAGTCAATGCATGTCGAAGGCTGTTCTCATGACCAAAGGTTTTCACGCGTTTCCACATTCTTAGTCTTACGCTACCAAACAGTAAAGGGTTGTTTTAACCAGCTATTTTTAGTGACGCTCCGATCCATCATTCACCGATCATGAAAAGGTATGTGATCTGCAAATGTTGAtcactgtttttctttgccGCTCACAAAAACCTGTGGCAGCCTACTGCAGGCTTCAGAAGATTTGTGTGTTGTGCAGTGCACCTGCCCCTCACAGTTGACGCAGCCCACGCTTGGCAACACTCaccattattttctttttgtccaatgacttaaatgtttttcagctgtCCTTTTTTAAGTGAATAGTTATGCATCATCTGATACTTTTGCATTTTTTGTCTTGAATTAAAATATATCAAAATTGAGATGAATCAGTCATTGAgctgcaacaaaaaaaacctcctTTAGTATTATAGAATTCACTGCACAGCTTGCGCAAGTCTGCCTCCTCATCTCCTTGTTGAACCAAATTCGCCTCAGGCAGGGTTAATGCTAGCAGAAAATGTTGGGTTTTAAGAATAAAACTTTCTCTATAGAGCATGAAGGCTCCTGTCAGGACATGCAGCTACACAATATGAGACTCTTGTTAAATAATCCACTCTGATTTATAGCTTTAATAAGAGGAAGTCTTTCTTCCTGCAGGCCCAATTTCCACACAACTTTAACTGTAGAGCTCCATATGACACTGCCAAGATTACTGTTCATGAATCGCGCTGGAGAAATGATGTTCACCGACGACCTAGACATCTAATTCAAGTTTCATTCGCCAACTACTGACCATCttttaaagcatttaaaaaCAGGGGGAGCGTTTTTCCTACCAAAAGCATCCTTTGCAAGCTCAAGGTCTGCGTCTTCCTGTAGTTTCTTCACTCTCAACTTCTCTGCAAGTTGTTCATCCGGAGTGAGCTCTTGTTgctggagagagaaaacagaacaaTGAACAAGGTAAAATGCCACACCAAAAATGAGGACTGCAAACTCACATTTTCTTGCCTGACTTTTTCgttctcctcctgctgtttcTTCTTTAAACGATTTTCCTTCTCCTTAATTTTCTCaatcaaccttttcttttcagaaacctttgactctgaaaATCCAAATCAAA harbors:
- the eif3jb gene encoding eukaryotic translation initiation factor 3 subunit J-B, with the protein product MADWDADNYEPEEPIKKAAALDKWEGEDEDEDVKDNWDDEEEEEVKKEEPKPIESKVSEKKRLIEKIKEKENRLKKKQQEENEKVRQENQQELTPDEQLAEKLRVKKLQEDADLELAKDAFGVGSTSNSVSGIDAMFPSSKEEFTEFEKLLKEKISRFEKSVHYSSFLDSLFRDLCISLEVDDLKKVSNSLSLLLSEKQKQEKQNKGKKKKKGVVPGGGLKAQMRDELDYAEFDGGYAQDYEDFM